In marine bacterium B5-7, the genomic window TTAATCGCACGATCAGCTTCACCTCGACGACGAAATAAACTGGCCAGCGCCAAGTGGGTTTCCACCGTGTCACTGTTCACTTCTAACATTTTAATGAAAATATCGACGGCTTTATCTTGCTGTTCGTTCAGCAAGAAATTAAGCCCCTGCAAATACGCTTTTGGTAAAGAAAATGTGCTCGGCGTTTTAGCGGCAACTTGACGACGCGCGGCCAACCAACCAGACAAAGCAGCAATAGGCAATAATAATAAAAACCAGGGAGAGATCAAGTTATACTCTGTAGCAATCATGCAGCATAATCATCATGTAGAGGCGTATCAGGATTATTCACACGATCACGCAAAGCCTTACCCGGCTTGAAGTGTGGGACAAATTTTTCGTCCAGCTGCACATTAACACCGGTCTTAGGGTTACGTCCCTTCCGGGCCGCGCGATGATGCAATGAAAAACTACCAAAACCACGAATTTCTACGCGCCGCTTTTCATGTAATGCATTAATTAAACCGTCTAGCACTGTCTTTACCGACAGCTCTACGTCTCGGTAGGACAAGTGAGGTAATTTACTCGCTAGGGTATCGATGAGTTCTGATTTAGTCATGGCAGTTTCCTTTTGCATGTTAACTA contains:
- the ihfB gene encoding integration host factor subunit beta, with the protein product MTKSELIDTLASKLPHLSYRDVELSVKTVLDGLINALHEKRRVEIRGFGSFSLHHRAARKGRNPKTGVNVQLDEKFVPHFKPGKALRDRVNNPDTPLHDDYAA